From Pseudomonas sp. FP2335, the proteins below share one genomic window:
- a CDS encoding DUF962 domain-containing protein, which yields MENIKQFNSFAEFYPYYLGEHANSTCRRLHFIGTTLVIGILAYAIGRGSLALLLAIPIAGYSFAWIGHFFFERNRPATFKHPFYSLLGDFVMYRDMILGKVPF from the coding sequence GTGGAAAATATCAAGCAATTCAATAGCTTTGCTGAGTTCTACCCGTATTACCTGGGCGAGCATGCCAACAGTACCTGCCGGCGCCTGCATTTCATCGGCACCACCCTGGTGATCGGCATCCTGGCCTATGCCATTGGTCGGGGCTCATTGGCGTTGCTGCTGGCCATACCGATTGCCGGCTACAGCTTTGCCTGGATCGGCCACTTCTTCTTCGAAAGGAACCGCCCGGCGACCTTCAAGCACCCGTTCTACAGCTTATTGGGGGATTTCGTGATGTATCGCGACATGATCCTTGGCAAAGTCCCGTTCTAG